The Kitasatospora setae KM-6054 genome contains a region encoding:
- a CDS encoding ClpP family protease produces the protein MTPLSTLRPRAEDGDTASGPFDDHLAALLLARRIVLLGTQVDDVSANRVCAQLLLLSAEDPRTDISLYINSPGGSVTAGLAIYDTMRLIPNDVSTLAMGFAASMGQFLLTVGAPGKRFALPNARIMMHQPSAGIGGTASDIEIQAENLEYTKRAIERITAAHTGQSEETIARDGDRDRWFTAEQAREYGMVDRVLESLAEVGSASSRRRAGL, from the coding sequence ATGACTCCACTCAGTACGCTCCGCCCGCGGGCGGAGGACGGCGACACCGCGTCCGGCCCGTTCGACGACCACCTGGCGGCGCTGCTGCTGGCCCGCCGGATCGTGCTGCTCGGCACCCAGGTCGACGACGTGTCGGCGAACCGGGTGTGCGCGCAGTTGCTGCTGCTCTCGGCGGAGGACCCGCGCACCGACATCAGCCTGTACATCAACAGCCCGGGCGGTTCGGTCACGGCGGGGCTGGCGATCTACGACACGATGCGGCTGATCCCGAACGACGTGTCGACGCTGGCGATGGGGTTCGCGGCCAGCATGGGGCAGTTCCTGCTGACGGTGGGCGCGCCGGGCAAGCGGTTCGCGCTGCCGAACGCGCGGATCATGATGCACCAGCCGTCGGCGGGCATCGGCGGCACCGCGTCCGACATCGAGATCCAGGCGGAGAACCTGGAGTACACCAAGCGCGCGATCGAGCGGATCACCGCCGCGCACACCGGCCAGAGCGAGGAGACGATCGCCCGGGACGGCGACCGGGACCGCTGGTTCACCGCCGAACAGGCCCGCGAGTACGGGATGGTGGACCGGGTGCTGGAGTCGCTCGCCGAGGTCGGCTCGGCGTCGTCCCGTCGACGGGCGGGGCTGTGA
- a CDS encoding VOC family protein gives MDVKVLATLARLYVDDLDRALPALRDLTGREVGKRFGYGDVEVAGIGGFLLVAGTEEALAPFRDVQSTVLVDDLDGLRALLDARGGEIVSGPNRVPTGRNAVVRHPGGVVIEYVEHTA, from the coding sequence GTGGACGTGAAGGTACTGGCCACACTGGCCCGGCTGTACGTGGACGACCTGGACCGGGCGCTGCCCGCCCTGCGCGACCTGACCGGCCGGGAGGTCGGCAAGCGCTTCGGGTACGGCGACGTGGAGGTGGCGGGCATCGGCGGCTTCCTGCTGGTCGCGGGCACCGAGGAGGCCCTCGCCCCGTTCCGGGACGTCCAGAGCACCGTGCTCGTCGACGACCTGGACGGGCTGCGGGCGCTGCTGGACGCGCGCGGCGGCGAGATCGTCTCGGGCCCGAACCGGGTGCCGACCGGCCGCAACGCCGTCGTGCGGCACCCGGGGGGCGTCGTCATCGAGTACGTCGAGCACACCGCCTAG
- a CDS encoding polysaccharide deacetylase family protein has protein sequence MKKVRKRPRFYLLLGTAVLAVAALAVVAVVRSFAMVTVGPAEARRQGEAAGAVAAGAVDCARVKCVALTFDGSPGEPTGEVLDLLAEHHGLGTFFLEGRDLDRYPELVRRIAAEGHAVGDHTWTHARLTEATDDRVRDELGRTADAIERLTGRRPTLMRPPEGRTDDRVSRISRELGLAQVLWTVTARDYATDDSGLIARRVLDGVARDGIVLLHPLHAGTVPALPAILDGLAARGYTLVTVDQLLAPGTAKPGTIYR, from the coding sequence ATGAAAAAGGTGCGGAAGCGGCCGCGGTTCTACCTGCTGCTCGGGACGGCGGTGCTGGCGGTCGCGGCCCTGGCCGTGGTCGCGGTGGTGCGGAGCTTCGCGATGGTCACGGTCGGCCCCGCGGAGGCGCGGCGGCAGGGCGAGGCGGCGGGGGCGGTGGCGGCGGGCGCGGTGGACTGCGCGCGGGTGAAGTGCGTCGCGCTCACCTTCGACGGCAGCCCCGGCGAGCCCACCGGCGAGGTGCTCGACCTGCTGGCGGAGCACCACGGGCTGGGCACCTTCTTCCTGGAGGGCCGCGACCTCGACCGGTACCCCGAGCTGGTGCGCCGGATCGCCGCGGAGGGCCACGCGGTCGGCGACCACACCTGGACCCACGCCCGGCTCACCGAGGCCACGGACGACCGGGTCAGGGACGAGCTGGGCCGCACCGCCGACGCGATCGAGCGGCTCACCGGCCGGCGCCCGACCCTGATGCGGCCGCCCGAGGGCCGCACCGACGACCGGGTCTCCCGGATCTCCCGCGAGCTCGGCCTGGCCCAGGTGCTGTGGACGGTGACCGCGCGCGACTACGCCACCGACGACAGCGGGCTGATCGCCCGCCGGGTGCTGGACGGCGTCGCGCGGGACGGGATCGTCCTGCTGCACCCGCTGCACGCGGGGACGGTGCCCGCGCTGCCCGCGATCCTGGACGGGCTGGCCGCGCGGGGCTACACCCTGGTGACCGTCGACCAGTTGCTGGCGCCCGGGACGGCGAAGCCCGGCACGATCTACCGATGA
- a CDS encoding LURP-one-related/scramblase family protein → MFEERRARRQANRAFDHGDGVTRYQMRQKVLAVGDDYWIDDDAGDHVYKVDGKALRLRRTFHIEDRSGHRVATVQGRALRIKDSMEIEDADGHRIAMVKKALINPLRDRWHIEQADGPDLSVHGNVLDHEYTIERDGTKVAEVSKKWFRLRDTYGLEIGPEADHATVLAAAIAIDAMSHPGD, encoded by the coding sequence ATGTTCGAGGAACGCCGCGCCCGCCGCCAGGCCAACCGCGCTTTCGACCACGGCGACGGGGTCACCCGCTACCAGATGCGCCAGAAGGTCCTCGCCGTCGGCGACGACTACTGGATCGACGACGACGCCGGCGACCACGTCTACAAGGTCGACGGCAAGGCCCTGCGCCTGCGCAGGACCTTCCACATCGAGGACCGCTCCGGCCACCGCGTCGCCACCGTCCAGGGCCGCGCCCTGCGCATCAAGGACTCGATGGAGATCGAGGACGCCGACGGCCACCGCATCGCCATGGTCAAGAAGGCCCTGATCAACCCGCTCCGCGACCGCTGGCACATCGAACAGGCCGACGGCCCCGACCTCTCCGTCCACGGCAACGTCCTCGACCACGAGTACACGATCGAACGCGACGGCACCAAGGTCGCCGAGGTCTCCAAGAAGTGGTTCCGGCTCCGCGACACCTACGGCCTGGAGATCGGCCCGGAGGCCGACCACGCCACCGTCCTGGCTGCGGCGATCGCGATCGACGCGATGTCGCACCCCGGCGACTGA
- a CDS encoding LysR family transcriptional regulator — protein MELDVRHLRVLCAIADTGSVRKAARRLGMTQPSLTTQLHRIERSLGGRLFTRERTGSRPTALGHTVLSRARPVITELDALVAAARAEAAGPGRRRLRIGSVGSRAVAAWLRRIHDRLPETETTIHIDISAIALLHLVAAEQLDIAFVHESEGFPLHVPAGTEQRVLVAREPQFVALAATHPAAGRPVVSLADLAHDTWMVDPTADHEYAALRRAFAEAGLDPRVVQVRDNATAAELVASGEAVRPCQPTSPPGPGTVLRPVHGDPLAVRLLLTWRPDTVGGPALDGLWVDLCHAYLDLASVNPAYLAWLRRHNRSLHTLLAPAAPAG, from the coding sequence ATGGAGCTCGACGTCCGACACCTGCGGGTGCTGTGCGCGATCGCGGACACCGGCAGCGTCCGGAAGGCCGCCCGTCGACTCGGCATGACCCAGCCGTCGCTGACCACCCAGCTGCACCGCATCGAACGGTCCCTCGGCGGACGGCTGTTCACCCGCGAACGGACCGGCAGCCGCCCCACCGCCCTCGGCCACACCGTGCTCTCCCGGGCCCGCCCGGTGATCACCGAACTCGACGCCCTGGTCGCCGCCGCCCGCGCCGAGGCCGCCGGACCCGGCCGCCGCCGGCTGCGGATCGGCAGCGTCGGCAGCCGCGCCGTCGCCGCCTGGCTGCGCCGCATCCACGACCGGCTCCCGGAGACCGAGACCACCATCCACATCGACATCTCCGCCATCGCCCTGCTCCACCTGGTCGCCGCCGAACAGCTCGACATCGCCTTCGTCCACGAGAGCGAGGGCTTCCCGCTGCACGTGCCGGCCGGCACCGAGCAGCGCGTCCTGGTCGCCCGCGAACCCCAGTTCGTCGCCCTCGCCGCGACCCACCCCGCGGCCGGCCGGCCCGTCGTCAGCCTCGCCGACCTCGCCCACGACACCTGGATGGTCGACCCGACCGCCGACCACGAGTACGCCGCCCTGCGCCGCGCCTTCGCCGAGGCCGGACTCGACCCGCGCGTCGTCCAGGTCCGGGACAACGCCACCGCCGCCGAACTCGTCGCCTCCGGCGAAGCCGTCCGCCCCTGCCAGCCCACCTCGCCGCCCGGCCCCGGCACCGTCCTGCGCCCCGTCCACGGCGACCCGCTCGCCGTCCGGCTGCTGCTCACCTGGCGACCCGACACCGTCGGCGGCCCCGCGCTCGACGGCCTCTGGGTCGACCTCTGCCACGCCTACCTCGACCTGGCCAGCGTCAACCCGGCCTACCTGGCCTGGCTGCGCCGCCACAACCGCTCCCTGCACACCCTGCTCGCCCCGGCCGCCCCGGCCGGGTGA
- a CDS encoding DUF7617 domain-containing protein codes for MAVSTALLLLGLGQAAPVAAAPAPAAAPAPAADGQGAAAAGSALVKGVQNTTHPGAATAEHGDTLKWTVQYRNGSATDAPAPAAVTDPISGAGTAQTYVPGSLQVPPGWTPSWSTDGSTFQSTDPGTATVAVRAENPVARAGGTQLSPLLLAPVQPTAQATGGDGYTPVLYRTPTGEVQAWSIYHHAAPATAKVVCSSLTTGQPCTGGPWPRPLNAAAGPLGTGNTGDLGSPLTSKYVLDPQQPNLLYYPAYTPTGVGVGCLDLAAHANCGYTALAANGTSPSAANNLAGLVKVGDNLYAAASTGQVLCLTLPARTPCAGQPYAPVVAPNHDLPNTPGALYQGGVTAVGDKVFASSAPQGSGSSAPGAPALGCFDTTTNTTCAGWTTPHTAGPSTAYYTYDAFTSYDTAGQPNGACTSTVGGANVLTTCYAVDGSPLTAPSTLAALSGNTLTFDPETVTADTATGTRTRSYFPAWGGSGGSGVTLCHDWTAAAPCAGFPTPATHPSANGGVTRDYGYAYDSTTRCLIGLGDAGVLFSMDPATAASPCQHSGATVTLKPTDFYCDGATGHIQGYSRARLTDIDLTHVDLNASRVLVTDPGGAPVTVPPLAADGTVDLTGVDPAAHPALTVTAQLVLTSTGDFSTTNHPMLVVDYRGDAPQICFRTTVAAACTTTSVSNTATGTDSTGALTSNTVTTAVAPGTGCQPKITVEKEICGSALTRDCAPGGPGPWAKTSPVGLLGLLGTAHWRITVTNAGPVDAATVTVNDPTTPACQHAAGTFALAAGSSRQVYCDSLLLALPLKNTASASFVAANAPAGTAPTTTAPSSAVACSLLCILAVPGKD; via the coding sequence GTGGCCGTCAGTACCGCCCTGCTGCTGCTCGGCCTCGGCCAGGCGGCCCCGGTCGCCGCCGCCCCGGCCCCCGCCGCCGCCCCGGCCCCCGCCGCCGACGGCCAGGGCGCGGCCGCCGCCGGCTCCGCGCTGGTGAAGGGCGTGCAGAACACCACCCACCCCGGCGCCGCGACCGCCGAGCACGGCGACACCCTCAAGTGGACCGTCCAGTACCGCAACGGTTCGGCCACGGACGCCCCCGCGCCCGCCGCCGTCACCGACCCGATCAGCGGCGCCGGCACCGCGCAGACGTACGTCCCCGGCTCGCTGCAGGTGCCGCCCGGCTGGACGCCGTCCTGGTCGACCGACGGCAGCACCTTCCAGAGCACCGACCCCGGGACGGCGACCGTGGCCGTCCGGGCCGAGAACCCGGTCGCCCGGGCCGGCGGGACGCAGCTCTCCCCGCTGCTGCTCGCCCCCGTCCAGCCCACCGCGCAGGCCACCGGCGGCGACGGCTACACCCCCGTGCTGTACCGGACGCCCACCGGCGAGGTGCAGGCGTGGAGCATCTACCACCACGCCGCCCCCGCCACCGCCAAGGTGGTCTGCAGCAGCCTCACCACCGGCCAGCCCTGTACCGGCGGCCCCTGGCCGCGCCCGCTGAACGCCGCCGCCGGGCCCCTCGGCACCGGCAACACCGGCGACCTCGGCAGCCCGCTCACCTCCAAGTACGTCCTCGACCCGCAGCAGCCCAACCTGCTGTACTACCCGGCCTACACCCCCACCGGCGTCGGCGTCGGCTGCCTCGACCTGGCCGCCCACGCCAACTGCGGCTACACCGCGCTCGCCGCCAACGGCACCTCGCCCAGCGCCGCCAACAACCTCGCCGGACTCGTCAAGGTCGGCGACAACCTGTACGCCGCCGCCAGCACCGGACAGGTGCTCTGCCTCACCCTGCCCGCCCGCACCCCCTGCGCCGGACAGCCCTACGCCCCGGTCGTCGCCCCCAACCACGACCTGCCCAACACCCCCGGCGCGCTCTACCAGGGCGGCGTCACCGCCGTCGGCGACAAGGTGTTCGCCTCCTCCGCCCCGCAGGGCAGCGGCTCCAGCGCCCCCGGCGCGCCCGCCCTCGGCTGCTTCGACACCACCACCAACACCACCTGCGCCGGCTGGACCACCCCGCACACCGCCGGACCGAGCACCGCCTACTACACCTACGACGCCTTCACCTCGTACGACACCGCCGGACAGCCCAACGGCGCCTGCACCAGCACCGTCGGCGGCGCCAACGTCCTGACCACCTGCTACGCCGTCGACGGCTCCCCGCTCACCGCCCCCAGCACGCTCGCCGCCCTCAGCGGCAACACCCTCACCTTCGACCCCGAGACCGTCACCGCCGACACCGCCACCGGCACCCGCACCCGCAGCTACTTCCCCGCCTGGGGCGGCAGCGGCGGCAGCGGCGTCACCCTCTGCCACGACTGGACGGCCGCCGCCCCCTGCGCCGGCTTCCCGACCCCCGCCACCCACCCCAGCGCCAACGGCGGCGTCACCCGCGACTACGGCTACGCCTACGACAGCACCACCCGCTGCCTGATCGGCCTCGGCGACGCCGGCGTGCTGTTCTCCATGGACCCGGCCACCGCCGCCAGCCCCTGCCAGCACAGCGGCGCCACCGTCACCCTCAAGCCCACCGACTTCTACTGCGACGGCGCCACCGGCCACATCCAGGGCTACAGCCGGGCCCGGCTCACCGACATCGACCTCACCCACGTCGACCTGAACGCCTCCCGCGTCCTGGTCACCGACCCCGGCGGCGCGCCCGTCACCGTCCCGCCGCTCGCCGCCGACGGCACCGTCGACCTGACCGGCGTCGACCCCGCCGCGCACCCCGCGCTCACCGTCACCGCCCAGCTCGTGCTCACCAGCACCGGCGACTTCAGCACCACCAACCACCCCATGCTCGTGGTCGACTACCGGGGCGACGCGCCGCAGATCTGCTTCCGCACCACCGTCGCCGCCGCCTGCACCACCACCTCCGTCAGCAACACCGCGACCGGCACCGACAGCACCGGCGCGCTCACCTCCAACACCGTCACCACCGCCGTCGCCCCCGGCACCGGCTGCCAGCCCAAGATCACCGTCGAGAAGGAGATCTGCGGCTCCGCCCTCACCCGCGACTGCGCACCCGGCGGACCCGGCCCCTGGGCCAAGACCAGCCCCGTCGGCCTGCTCGGCCTGCTCGGCACCGCCCACTGGCGGATCACCGTCACCAACGCCGGCCCCGTCGACGCCGCCACCGTCACCGTCAACGACCCCACCACGCCCGCCTGCCAGCACGCCGCCGGCACGTTCGCGCTGGCCGCCGGCAGCAGCCGCCAGGTCTACTGCGACTCGCTGCTGCTCGCGCTGCCGCTGAAGAACACCGCGTCCGCCAGCTTCGTCGCCGCGAACGCGCCCGCCGGCACCGCCCCCACCACCACCGCGCCCTCCTCGGCGGTGGCCTGCTCGCTGCTGTGCATCCTCGCGGTGCCCGGCAAGGACTAG
- a CDS encoding ArsR/SmtB family transcription factor, with the protein MRTLPQPHPQDFDLATVLHALGDPVRLQLLRLLAADGETTCSPEGLAVPRSTLSNHWRILREAGITSTRTSGRTRLVTLRRTELDARFPHLLDAVLTAPPAVRRETTDEPSPFEANPATVSDPRTTLAP; encoded by the coding sequence GTGCGCACCCTGCCCCAGCCCCACCCCCAGGACTTCGACCTGGCGACCGTGCTGCACGCCCTCGGCGACCCCGTACGCCTGCAACTGCTGCGCCTGCTGGCCGCCGACGGCGAGACCACCTGCAGCCCCGAGGGCCTGGCCGTCCCGCGCTCGACCCTCTCCAACCACTGGCGGATCCTGCGCGAAGCGGGCATCACCTCCACCCGCACCAGCGGAAGGACCCGCCTGGTCACCCTCCGCCGCACCGAACTCGACGCCCGTTTCCCCCACCTGCTCGACGCCGTCCTGACCGCGCCACCAGCCGTACGTCGAGAAACAACTGACGAACCGTCACCGTTCGAGGCGAACCCGGCGACCGTGTCCGACCCCCGCACTACCCTGGCGCCGTGA
- a CDS encoding ClpP family protease, whose product MASYPIPYVIERTAQGERSYDVFSRLLNERIVFLGTEIDDGVANVVIAQLLHLESASPDEEIAIYLNSPGGSFTSLMAIYDAMTFVRCPIATYCVGQAASTAAVLLAGGDPGRRSVLRHSRVLLGQPASGGRRGTVSDLSLAAKEVLRIRAQVEEVLSRHTGHPVATLRADMDREKVFGADEAVAYGLADRVLNNRVL is encoded by the coding sequence ATGGCCTCCTACCCGATTCCCTACGTGATCGAGCGGACCGCGCAGGGCGAGCGCTCGTACGACGTGTTCAGCCGGCTGCTGAACGAGCGGATCGTCTTCCTCGGCACCGAGATCGACGACGGCGTCGCCAACGTGGTGATCGCCCAGCTGCTGCACCTGGAGTCCGCGAGCCCGGACGAGGAGATCGCGATCTACCTCAACTCGCCCGGCGGGTCGTTCACCTCGCTGATGGCGATCTACGACGCGATGACGTTCGTGCGCTGCCCGATCGCCACCTACTGCGTCGGGCAGGCGGCCTCCACCGCCGCCGTGCTGCTGGCCGGCGGCGACCCGGGGCGGCGCTCGGTGCTGCGGCACTCCCGGGTGCTGCTCGGCCAGCCCGCCAGCGGCGGACGGCGCGGGACGGTCTCCGACCTGAGCCTGGCCGCGAAGGAGGTGCTGCGGATCCGCGCCCAGGTCGAGGAGGTGCTCTCCCGCCACACCGGCCACCCGGTGGCGACGCTGCGCGCCGACATGGACCGCGAGAAGGTGTTCGGGGCCGACGAGGCCGTGGCGTACGGCCTCGCCGACCGGGTCCTGAACAACCGCGTGCTGTAG
- the snpA gene encoding snapalysin, which produces MNRSMTVLAAALGLVLSVGSAAAVPAAAATPAAPSTATAQGYTPAAGLAAKSEDANNKAFYEAVMKSARAKQAANPYLLVVAVTYDASQAPSFRTVISQSAQIWNSSVSNVQLRSGTNADFRYYEGNDSRGSYASTDGHGRGYIFLDYAQNRQYSSLRVIAHETGHVLGLPDHYSGPCSELMSGGGPGTSCTNPYPNTTERSRVNSLWAYGLAAAG; this is translated from the coding sequence ATGAACCGCTCCATGACCGTGCTCGCCGCCGCCCTCGGGCTGGTCCTCTCGGTCGGCAGCGCCGCCGCCGTGCCCGCCGCGGCCGCCACCCCCGCCGCCCCCTCGACCGCCACCGCCCAGGGCTACACCCCGGCCGCGGGCCTGGCCGCCAAGTCCGAGGACGCGAACAACAAGGCGTTCTACGAGGCCGTGATGAAGTCGGCCCGCGCCAAGCAGGCCGCCAACCCGTACCTGCTGGTCGTCGCCGTCACCTACGACGCCAGCCAGGCCCCGTCCTTCCGCACCGTCATCTCGCAGAGCGCGCAGATCTGGAACTCCTCGGTGAGCAACGTCCAGCTCCGCTCCGGCACCAACGCAGACTTCCGCTACTACGAGGGCAACGACTCGCGCGGCTCCTACGCCTCCACCGACGGCCACGGCCGCGGCTACATCTTCCTCGACTACGCGCAGAACCGGCAGTACAGCTCGCTGCGGGTGATCGCCCACGAGACCGGCCACGTCCTCGGCCTGCCCGACCACTACTCCGGCCCGTGCAGCGAGCTGATGTCCGGCGGCGGCCCCGGCACCTCCTGCACCAACCCGTACCCGAACACCACCGAGCGCAGCCGCGTCAACAGCCTCTGGGCGTACGGCCTGGCCGCCGCCGGCTGA
- a CDS encoding aminotransferase class V-fold PLP-dependent enzyme: MVHLNNAGSALPPRPVVEAVIGHLRLEEQIGGYEAAAAQAGPIEHVYDALARLLGAGRDDIAVVENATRAWDMAFYSLPWAEGDRILTARAEYASNAVAFLQTARRHGVRVDVVPDDADGQLDVDALRAMVDERVKLIAVTHVPTQGGLVNPAAEIGKVARQAGIVYLLDACQSVGQLPLDVGEIGCDLLSGTGRKFLRAPRGTGFLYCSPRIRARLEPPFLDLHAAAWTSADGYRVRDDARRFENWETYYAGKIGLGTAVDYALDLGLEAIEERVTALAATLRARLRALPGVRVHDRGARQCGIVTFTVEGHDSRDVARLLGSRGINVSVALADHARWDFEPRSLASVVRASVHYYNTDDEIDRLIDALPVPAARA; encoded by the coding sequence GTGGTGCATCTCAACAACGCGGGGTCGGCCCTCCCGCCGCGTCCGGTGGTCGAGGCGGTGATCGGGCACCTGCGGCTGGAGGAGCAGATCGGCGGGTACGAGGCGGCGGCCGCGCAGGCCGGGCCGATCGAGCACGTCTACGACGCGCTGGCCCGGCTGCTCGGTGCCGGACGGGACGACATCGCGGTGGTGGAGAACGCCACCCGCGCCTGGGACATGGCGTTCTACTCGCTGCCGTGGGCCGAGGGCGACCGCATCCTGACCGCCCGCGCCGAGTACGCCAGCAACGCCGTCGCCTTCCTGCAGACCGCCCGCCGCCACGGCGTGCGCGTCGACGTCGTGCCGGACGACGCCGACGGCCAGCTCGACGTCGACGCCCTGCGCGCGATGGTCGACGAGCGGGTCAAGCTCATCGCGGTGACGCACGTGCCGACCCAGGGCGGGCTGGTCAACCCGGCCGCCGAGATCGGGAAGGTCGCCCGGCAGGCCGGGATCGTCTACCTGCTGGACGCCTGCCAGTCCGTCGGCCAACTGCCGCTCGACGTCGGCGAGATCGGCTGCGACCTGCTCAGCGGGACCGGCCGCAAGTTCCTGCGCGCCCCGCGCGGCACCGGCTTCCTGTACTGCTCGCCGCGGATCCGCGCACGGTTGGAGCCGCCGTTCCTGGACCTGCACGCGGCCGCCTGGACCTCGGCCGACGGCTACCGGGTCCGGGACGACGCCCGCCGGTTCGAGAACTGGGAGACCTACTACGCCGGCAAGATCGGCCTCGGCACCGCCGTGGACTACGCCCTCGACCTCGGCCTGGAGGCCATCGAGGAACGGGTGACCGCGCTGGCCGCCACCCTGCGCGCGCGGCTGCGGGCACTCCCCGGCGTGCGGGTCCACGACCGGGGCGCCCGCCAGTGCGGCATCGTGACCTTCACCGTCGAGGGCCACGACAGCCGGGACGTCGCCCGGCTCCTCGGGAGTCGCGGGATCAACGTCTCGGTCGCCCTCGCCGACCACGCGCGCTGGGACTTCGAACCCCGCTCGCTCGCTTCGGTGGTCCGGGCCTCGGTGCACTACTACAACACGGACGACGAGATCGACCGGCTGATCGACGCCCTCCCGGTGCCCGCCGCCCGGGCCTGA
- a CDS encoding helix-turn-helix domain-containing protein, which produces MTTPLPDAPQARVVPLRPVPSHPAPLRPVPGPQAEPEAREPLLRDVVGGVLRRERLTQGRTLKDVAEAARISVPYLSELERGRKEASSEVLAAAARALGLGLGDVLSLVQEELVEAHRRRATAARRASATAGRSATALRTASAAATASAGRYGGLCLAA; this is translated from the coding sequence ATGACAACTCCTCTGCCGGACGCACCCCAGGCCCGCGTCGTCCCGCTGCGCCCCGTGCCGTCGCACCCCGCGCCGCTGCGCCCCGTGCCGGGGCCGCAGGCGGAACCCGAGGCCCGGGAACCGCTGCTGCGGGACGTGGTCGGCGGGGTGCTGCGGCGCGAACGGCTCACCCAGGGGCGGACGTTGAAGGACGTCGCGGAGGCGGCCCGGATCTCGGTGCCGTACCTGTCCGAGCTGGAGCGCGGCCGCAAGGAAGCCTCCTCGGAGGTGCTCGCCGCCGCCGCCCGGGCACTCGGGCTCGGGCTCGGCGACGTGCTCTCGCTGGTGCAGGAGGAACTCGTCGAGGCCCACCGGCGCCGGGCCACGGCGGCCCGCCGGGCGAGCGCCACCGCCGGGCGCAGCGCCACCGCGCTGCGCACCGCTTCCGCCGCCGCCACCGCCTCCGCGGGCCGGTACGGCGGGCTCTGCCTGGCGGCCTGA